One genomic region from Spirulina subsalsa PCC 9445 encodes:
- a CDS encoding sensor histidine kinase, whose protein sequence is MNIREILAAKKLLEEQETKYQKLLLAMPDSLIHFNREGVCLEYFPSEQNVAASSNGDLVGQTVEEIWSVDLAALTRYFITQALETQQVQHSEYVLPDQEVWRYYEARYVPCGTQEVIVIIRDISDRKQIEAELRLSQAREREKASQLQNALAELQKTQAQLIQVEKMSALGGMVAGIAHEINNPVCFIHGNLSYAMEYIEHLFQLMDLYKAKGLDQDPDVQSYCAEIEFNFLREDLPKLLSSMQMGTERITEIVKSLRNFSRLDQSEKKRVDIHEGLDGTLLILNHRLKSNYNQGTIQVIKNYSNLPHIECYAGLLNQVFMNLIANAIDALDESGVGESFAVLDPEIVRPTIWIFTEDLMDRVQIRIIDNGGGIDEQTQQHLFNPFFTTKPPGKGTGLGLSIAYSIVVEKHQGALFCRSKPGHGTEFVVEIPKVFPSCPLDVISSVNS, encoded by the coding sequence GTGAATATTCGTGAAATTCTCGCGGCGAAAAAGTTGTTAGAAGAGCAAGAGACAAAATATCAGAAACTCTTGTTGGCAATGCCCGACTCCTTAATCCACTTTAATAGAGAGGGTGTTTGTTTAGAATATTTCCCTTCAGAACAAAACGTTGCAGCATCTTCTAATGGGGATTTAGTGGGTCAAACAGTTGAGGAAATTTGGTCTGTAGATTTGGCGGCATTAACTCGCTATTTTATCACCCAAGCATTAGAAACTCAGCAAGTGCAACATAGTGAGTATGTATTGCCGGATCAGGAGGTTTGGCGATATTATGAGGCGCGTTATGTTCCCTGTGGGACTCAAGAGGTGATTGTTATTATTCGGGATATTTCGGATCGCAAACAAATTGAGGCTGAGTTGAGGTTATCTCAGGCTAGAGAACGGGAAAAGGCGAGTCAATTACAAAATGCCTTAGCGGAGTTACAGAAGACTCAGGCGCAGTTGATTCAGGTGGAAAAAATGTCGGCTTTGGGGGGGATGGTGGCGGGGATTGCCCATGAAATTAATAATCCGGTGTGTTTTATTCATGGCAATTTATCCTATGCGATGGAGTATATTGAGCATCTGTTTCAGTTAATGGATCTGTATAAAGCGAAGGGGTTGGATCAAGATCCAGATGTGCAAAGTTATTGTGCAGAGATTGAGTTTAATTTTTTGCGGGAGGATTTACCAAAACTATTGTCGAGTATGCAAATGGGGACAGAACGAATTACGGAGATTGTCAAGTCGTTGCGGAATTTTTCCCGTTTGGATCAGTCGGAGAAGAAACGGGTTGATATTCATGAGGGGTTGGATGGGACTCTGTTGATTTTAAACCATCGCCTAAAATCGAACTACAATCAAGGGACAATTCAGGTCATTAAGAATTATAGCAATCTACCCCATATTGAATGTTATGCCGGGTTGTTAAATCAAGTGTTCATGAATTTGATCGCGAATGCAATTGATGCCTTGGATGAGTCTGGGGTGGGGGAAAGTTTCGCGGTGTTAGATCCGGAGATTGTTCGACCGACAATCTGGATCTTTACCGAGGATTTAATGGATCGGGTACAGATTCGGATTATTGATAATGGGGGCGGTATTGATGAACAGACTCAACAGCATTTATTTAACCCGTTTTTTACGACAAAACCACCGGGTAAGGGAACGGGTTTGGGGCTTTCGATTGCTTATTCTATTGTGGTAGAAAAACATCAAGGGGCTTTGTTCTGTCGGTCTAAACCGGGTCATGGTACGGAGTTTGTGGTGGAAATTCCCAAGGTATTTCCTTCCTGTCCTTTAGATGTGATATCCAGTGTCAATTCTTGA
- a CDS encoding YeeE/YedE family protein, protein MLTDVPWVSALVGGGLIGLSATLLLGFNGRIAGISGMVNGVLTGAARERWRWLFLLGMVVGGALYEYGWAIEGTPRGEFAPWLMMVGGFLVGFGTRLGNGCTSGHGVCGLGRLSVRSLVAVLVFMATAIATVGIMRHGLGL, encoded by the coding sequence ATGCTGACGGATGTGCCTTGGGTGTCGGCTTTGGTGGGGGGGGGTTTGATTGGGTTGAGTGCGACGCTGTTGTTGGGGTTTAATGGGCGGATTGCGGGGATTAGTGGGATGGTGAATGGGGTGCTGACGGGGGCGGCACGGGAGCGGTGGCGGTGGTTGTTTTTGTTGGGGATGGTGGTGGGGGGGGCGTTGTATGAGTATGGTTGGGCGATTGAAGGGACTCCTCGGGGGGAGTTTGCGCCCTGGCTGATGATGGTGGGGGGCTTTTTGGTGGGGTTTGGGACTCGTTTGGGCAATGGTTGCACGAGTGGGCATGGGGTTTGTGGTTTGGGGCGGTTGTCGGTGCGATCGCTGGTGGCGGTGTTAGTATTTATGGCGACGGCGATCGCAACGGTTGGGATTATGCGTCATGGATTGGGATTATGA
- a CDS encoding EAL domain-containing protein → MFSLQRIEQAILRGEFVPYYQPQVNILQQKIVGVEALVRWQHPDLGLLAPLFFLPFAETTGIIAEIDTLVLKKACQDIQELHRLGFGLSVAVNLSASHFNHKYLPRMIAEVLEETGIDPCFLVLELTEGVIIHDVQQAVQVMREVQELGVKIYLDDFGRGYSNLFWLLHFPFNGVKVDRCFIQSLTMDAKNYEVLLSILDLSRRLNLEVILEGVETEEQLQFCQKQGYGVAQGYLFSYPLTIIGLEKRLWLGRLQEGLLVA, encoded by the coding sequence ATGTTTTCCCTACAACGCATTGAGCAAGCAATTTTACGGGGGGAGTTTGTTCCTTATTATCAGCCACAAGTTAATATTTTGCAACAAAAGATTGTAGGGGTAGAAGCGTTAGTTCGTTGGCAACATCCGGATTTAGGGTTACTGGCTCCCTTGTTTTTTCTGCCGTTTGCGGAAACAACTGGGATCATTGCTGAGATTGATACGTTGGTGCTGAAAAAGGCTTGTCAGGATATTCAGGAGTTACATCGGCTAGGATTTGGGCTGAGTGTGGCGGTTAATCTTTCGGCAAGTCATTTTAATCATAAGTATTTGCCTCGGATGATTGCTGAGGTGTTGGAGGAGACGGGCATTGATCCGTGTTTTTTGGTGTTGGAGTTGACGGAAGGGGTGATAATTCATGATGTGCAACAGGCGGTTCAGGTGATGCGGGAGGTGCAGGAGTTGGGGGTTAAGATTTATTTGGATGATTTTGGGCGGGGTTATTCTAATTTGTTTTGGTTGTTACATTTCCCGTTTAATGGGGTGAAGGTGGATCGTTGTTTTATTCAAAGTTTGACGATGGATGCGAAGAATTATGAGGTGTTGCTGTCGATTTTGGATTTAAGCCGTCGTCTCAATTTGGAGGTGATTCTGGAGGGGGTGGAGACGGAAGAGCAGCTCCAATTTTGTCAAAAACAGGGGTATGGGGTGGCTCAGGGGTATTTGTTTAGCTATCCGTTAACGATTATTGGCTTAGAGAAAAGGCTGTGGTTGGGGCGTTTGCAGGAAGGGCTTTTGGTGGCTTGA
- a CDS encoding DUF6691 family protein produces the protein MKENLQNVIVVLSGILFGFGLGLSQMVDRDRVLGFLDFLGDWDPTLVFVLGGAVGVTLITFRFILPRPHPLLTERFELPTRRDIDGRLLVGAAIFGIGWGIAGYCPGPGIVALVLGIPNPVIFLGALIGGSLACRWYLKQGNP, from the coding sequence ATGAAAGAGAATCTACAGAATGTCATTGTTGTTCTATCGGGGATTTTGTTTGGTTTTGGGCTGGGGTTATCCCAAATGGTTGACCGCGATCGCGTTTTAGGCTTTTTAGACTTTTTGGGGGACTGGGACCCTACCCTAGTCTTTGTTTTGGGCGGTGCAGTGGGCGTAACCCTCATTACCTTTCGCTTTATTTTGCCTCGTCCTCATCCCCTATTAACAGAACGCTTTGAACTCCCCACGCGGCGCGATATTGACGGGCGCTTGCTGGTTGGGGCAGCGATTTTTGGCATAGGTTGGGGCATTGCCGGGTATTGTCCCGGCCCCGGTATTGTGGCGCTAGTGTTGGGGATTCCCAATCCGGTGATCTTTCTGGGGGCTTTGATTGGGGGTTCTCTGGCCTGTCGTTGGTATTTGAAACAGGGCAACCCTTAA